One segment of Phragmites australis chromosome 13, lpPhrAust1.1, whole genome shotgun sequence DNA contains the following:
- the LOC133888576 gene encoding myb family transcription factor PHL11-like: MEGSYGSGAATLSRDPKPRLRWTPDLHERFVDAVTKLGGPDKATPKSVLRLMGMKGLTLYHLKSHLQKYRQGRQGKKSTGLELANSDGFTAQGISFPTAAPPGVPAEVNNTREIPAADALRYQIQVQRKLQEQLEVQKKLQMRIEAQGKYLKALLEKAQRNVPFDENASGNIESTKSQLTDFNLALSGFMDNATREYEENNEQLVKAICDDNHKSNNLGFQLYHVGSQEAKDVKCTPKTEGLLLVDLNIKGGYDLSSRGMQACELDLKINQQLT, translated from the exons ATGGAGGGGAGCTACGGCAGCGGTGCTGCAACGCTGTCACGGGACCCGAAGCCGAGGCTGCGGTGGACGCCGGACCTCCACGAGCGCTTCGTCGACGCCGTCACCAAGCTCGGCGGCCCGGACA AAGCAACGCCCAAGTCGGTACTCAGGTTGATGGGAATGAAAGGCCTCACCCTGTACCATCTGAAAAGTCACCTCCAG AAATATAGACAGGGAAGGCAGGGCAAGAAAAGCACAGGGCTGGAACTAGCCAACAGTGATG GATTTACCGCGCAGGGCATCAGTTTCCCCACTGCAGCACCTCCTGGTGTCCCTGCTGAAGTAAACAATACACG AGAAATACCAGCTGCGGATGCACTAAGGTATCAAATTCAAGTCCAAAGAAAACTACAAGAGCAACTTGAG GTGCAAAAGAAGCTGCAGATGCGAATTGAGGCTCAAGGGAAGTACCTAAAGGCACTACTAGAGAAAGCTCAAAGAAATGTTCCCTTTGATGAAAATGCATCCGGTAACATAGAATCAACCAAATCACAGCTCACGGACTTCAACCTAGCTCTATCAGGTTTCATGGACAATGCAACACGAGAGTATGAAGAAAACAACGAACAATTGGTGAAAGCTATATGTGATGACAACCACAAATCTAATAATTTAGGCTTTCAGCTCTACCATGTAGGAAGTCAGGAGGCTAAGGATGTCAAATGCACACCAAAAACTGAAGGCTTGCTCCTAGTAGACTTGAATATTAAAGGAGGATATGACCTTTCTTCTAGAGGAATGCAAGCATGTGAGCTCGATCTGAAGATCAACCAGCAGTTAACATAG
- the LOC133888577 gene encoding uncharacterized protein LOC133888577, with the protein MVLDCRRLSLSQVADTIRCGYRTKWRRRLSPHRAKHLRSLAPISRAPLVCSVRRRTRPHVYPSPTATCGHSPPEWPARPHHHTTHSQLFKAAPPPPLTTIPTPGARARLGDQDEPRPKVGFWTKWKVDGSEARARAAKLGLAAVLAYGLFDAVTYTTFFVLAFLGYEKSTGKNPAANLKALLGIVILMWTGNNVTRPFRVYGAAALAPVMDRGLKGIQEKLNLRSQMYAFALVVGSVAAVCFTVVGILILSKWGK; encoded by the exons ATGGTGCTTGATTGCCGCCGTTTGTCGTTGTCCCAAGTGGCAGATACAATCAGGTGTGGCTACCGTACAAAATGGCGCCGCCGCCTCAGTCCTCACCGTGCAAAGCACCTCCGCAGCCTTGCCCCAATCAGCCGTGCTCCCCTCGTCTGCTCCGTCCGCCGCCGCACGCGGCCCCATGTATACCCTTCACCTACAGCAACCTGCGGTCACTCTCCACCCGAGTGGCCCGCACGGCCTCATCATCACACCACCCATTCCCAGCTCTTCAAggccgccccgccgccgccactcaCCACCATCCCCACTCccggcgcccgcgcccgcctCGGGGACCAG GATGAGCCGCGGCCGAAGGTTGGGTTCTGGACCAAATGGAAG GTGGATGGCTCGGAGGCGAGGGCCAGGGCGGCCAAGCTCGGCCTGGCCGCCGTGCTGGCCTACGGGTTGTTCGACGCCGTCACCTACACGACCTTCTTCGTGCTCGCCTTCCTCGGTTACGAGAAGAGCACCGGCAAGAACCCTGCGGCCAATCTCAAGGCCTTGCTCGGG ATTGTTATCCTAATGTGGACCGGTAACAATGTTACAAGGCCATTCCGAGTCTATGGTGCAGCTGCTTTGGCCCCGGTGATGGACAGGGGGTTGAAGGGTATCCAGGAGAAACTTAACCTTCGAAGCCAGATGTATGCCTTTGCACTTGTGGTTGGCTCTGTGGCTGCGGTATGCTTCACAGTCGTTGGTATTTTGATCCTCTCAAAGTGGGGAAAGTAA
- the LOC133889008 gene encoding ubiquinol oxidase 1a, mitochondrial: MSSRMAGSVLLRYVGPRLFTAASISPAAARPLLAGGEGIPAVMVRLMSTSSPAAAATASEAKEGGEKKEVAIKSYWGIDQTNKLLREDGTEWKWTCFRPWETYTADTSIDLTKHHEPKTLLDKIAYWTVKSLRFPTDIFFQRRYGCRAMMLETVAAVPGMVGGMLLHLRSLRRFEQSGGWIRALLEEAENERMHLMTFMEVANPRWYERALVIAVQGVFFNAYFLGYLLSPKFAHRVVGYLEEEAIHSYTEFLKDLEAGKIDNVPAPAIAIDYWRLPASATLKDVVTVVRADEAHHRDVNHFASDIHYQGMQLKESPAPIGYH; the protein is encoded by the exons ATGAGCTCCAGGATGGCCGGATCCGTCCTCCTCCGCTACGTCGGCCCCCGCCTCTTCACCGCGGCGTCGATctctccggcggcggcgaggccactgctggccggcggcgagggcaTCCCGGCGGTTATGGTGCGGCTGATGTCCAcgtcctcccccgccgccgccgccaccgcctcggaGGCGAAGGAGGGAGGCGAGAAGAAGGAGGTGGCGATCAAAAGCTACTGGGGGATCGATCAGACGAACAAGCTGCTGCGGGAGGACGGCACCGAGTGGAAGTGGACTTGCTTTAGG CCATGGGAGACGTACACGGCGGACACGTCGATCGATCTGACGAAGCACCACGAGCCCAAGACGCTGCTCGACAAGATCGCCTACTGGACCGTCAAGTCGCTGCGTTTCCCCACCGACATCTTCTTCCAG AGGAGGTATGGCTGCCGGGCGATGATGCTGGAGACCGTGGCGGCAGTGCCGGGGATGGTGGGCGGAATGCTCCTCCACTTGCGCTCGCTCCGCCGCTTCGAGCAGAGCGGCGGCTGGATCCGAGCGCTGCTCGAGGAGGCCGAGAACGAGCGCATGCACCTCATGACCTTCATGGAGGTGGCGAACCCGAGGTGGTACGAGCGCGCGCTCGTCATCGCCGTCCAGGGCGTCTTCTTCAACGCCTACTTCCTCGGCTACCTCCTCTCCCCCAAGTTCGCGCACCGTGTCGTCGGCTACCTCGAGGAGGAGGCCATCCACTCCTACACCGAGTTCCTCAAGGACCTGGAGGCCGGCAAGATCGACAACGTCCCCGCCCCGGCCATCGCCATCGACTACTGGCGCCTCCCCGCCAGCGCCACCCTCAAGGACGTCGTCACGGTGGTGCGCGCCGACGAGGCTCACCACCGCGACGTCAACCACTTCGCATCG GACATCCATTACCAGGGCATGCAGCTGAAGGAGTCCCCTGCGCCGATCGGATATCACTGA